A single window of Pseudomonas benzenivorans DNA harbors:
- a CDS encoding deoxyguanosinetriphosphate triphosphohydrolase, whose product MDWQTLLNRERLGKPTHSVDELGRSPFHKDHDRIIFSGAFRRLGRKTQVHPVSSNDHIHTRLTHSLEVSCVGRSLGMRVGEMIRDTLPDWCEPSDLGMVVQSACLAHDIGNPPFGHSGEDAIRHWFQQAAGRGWLDAMSEAERADFLSFEGNAQGFRVLTQLEYHQFDGGTRLTYATLGTYLKYPWTARHAEALGYKKHKFGCYQSELPLLEQIAQKLGLPQLEEQRWGRHPLVYLMEAADDICYGLIDLEDGLEMDLLEYAEVEALLLDLVGDDLPQTYRQLGPQDSRRRKLAILRGKAIEHLTNAAAHAFVAQQPALLAGTLQGDLVEHMHGPAKRCVQSAKAMARQKIFQDKRKTLHEIGAYTTLEILLNAFCGAALEQQGGRAPSFKHRRILDLLGHNAPDPSWPLHKSFLRIIDFIAGMTDSYATEMAREMTGRSSPV is encoded by the coding sequence TTGGACTGGCAAACCCTGCTCAACCGTGAGCGTCTCGGCAAGCCGACGCACAGCGTCGACGAACTGGGCCGCAGCCCCTTTCACAAAGACCACGACCGCATCATCTTCTCCGGCGCCTTTCGCCGCCTGGGCCGCAAGACCCAGGTGCATCCGGTCTCGAGCAACGACCACATCCACACCCGCCTGACCCATTCGCTGGAGGTCAGCTGCGTCGGCCGCTCGCTGGGCATGCGCGTCGGCGAGATGATCCGCGACACCCTGCCCGACTGGTGCGAGCCGAGCGACCTGGGCATGGTCGTGCAGTCGGCCTGCCTGGCCCACGACATCGGCAATCCGCCATTCGGCCACTCCGGCGAGGACGCGATTCGCCACTGGTTCCAGCAGGCCGCCGGGCGTGGCTGGCTGGACGCGATGAGCGAGGCCGAGCGCGCAGATTTCCTCAGCTTCGAGGGCAATGCCCAAGGCTTTCGTGTACTCACCCAGCTGGAATACCACCAGTTCGACGGCGGCACGCGCTTGACCTATGCGACCCTCGGCACCTACCTCAAGTACCCCTGGACGGCCCGCCACGCCGAGGCGCTGGGCTACAAGAAGCACAAGTTCGGCTGCTACCAGAGCGAACTGCCGCTGCTCGAGCAGATCGCCCAGAAGCTCGGCCTGCCCCAGCTCGAGGAGCAGCGTTGGGGGCGCCACCCGCTGGTGTACCTGATGGAGGCGGCCGACGATATCTGCTACGGCCTGATCGACCTGGAAGACGGCCTGGAGATGGACCTGCTCGAATACGCTGAGGTCGAGGCCCTGCTGCTCGACCTGGTCGGCGACGACCTGCCGCAAACCTATCGACAACTCGGCCCACAGGATTCCCGGCGGCGCAAGCTGGCGATCCTGCGCGGCAAGGCCATCGAGCACCTGACCAACGCCGCCGCCCACGCCTTTGTCGCCCAGCAACCGGCGCTGCTGGCCGGCACCCTGCAAGGCGATCTGGTCGAGCACATGCACGGCCCGGCCAAGCGCTGCGTGCAGAGTGCCAAGGCCATGGCGCGGCAGAAGATCTTTCAGGACAAGCGCAAGACCCTGCATGAAATCGGCGCCTACACCACCCTGGAGATCCTCCTCAACGCCTTCTGCGGCGCGGCGCTGGAGCAACAGGGCGGCCGCGCACCGTCGTTCAAGCACCGGCGCATCCTCGACCTGCTCGGTCACAATGCGCCCGACCCGAGCTGGCCGCTGCACAAGTCCTTCCTGCGCATAATCGACTTCATCGCCGGCATGACCGACAGCTACGCTACTGAAATGGCCCGCGAAATGACGGGACGTTCGAGTCCGGTGTAA
- a CDS encoding DoxX family protein, with the protein MNNAIVLLARLLLAHIFLLAGINKISGFAGTQGYMESMGVPGVLLPLVILLEVGGGLALILGLLTRWAALALAAFSVAAAVIFHSNFSEQMQMILFMKNFSMAGGLLMLYVHGAGAISIDAMRGR; encoded by the coding sequence ATGAACAATGCAATCGTCTTGCTCGCTCGGCTGCTGCTCGCACATATATTTCTGCTGGCCGGCATCAACAAGATTTCCGGTTTCGCCGGTACCCAGGGCTACATGGAAAGCATGGGGGTGCCCGGGGTGCTGCTGCCCTTGGTGATCCTTCTCGAGGTGGGCGGCGGTCTGGCGCTGATCCTCGGCCTACTCACCCGCTGGGCGGCGCTGGCGCTGGCGGCGTTCTCGGTGGCGGCGGCTGTGATCTTTCATTCCAACTTCAGTGAACAGATGCAGATGATCCTGTTCATGAAGAACTTCTCCATGGCCGGGGGCCTGCTCATGCTCTACGTGCACGGCGCGGGGGCCATCAGCATCGATGCCATGCGCGGCAGGTAG
- a CDS encoding HlyD family type I secretion periplasmic adaptor subunit, whose protein sequence is MQANQTVSDYFASLRRQRQDTEFMPEVEGTVLEDSPWFSRITIWLVTACLLSALTWAHFAVLEEVTTGEGKAIPSSKIQVIQNLEGGIVSEIFVREGQVVDKGDVLLRLDDTRFLSNQGETEADRLALIARIERLSAEAEGRDIAMPQAITAGAPQLAEDELALYRSRQERLHSEQRTLGEQLRQKEQELAEFRSKSRQYRSSLGLLQQELNMSQPLVASGAISQVEILRLRRSAVEVRGSLDATNLAIPRAEAAISEIRSKIEESELAFRSEAFKALNEARTELKKITATSSAIEDRVSRTTVMSPVKGVIKQLKINTIGGVVQPGNDMLEIVPLEDNLLIEAKVRPQDVAFLHPGQKAMVKFSAYDYTIYGGMKANLELISADTITDDEGNSFYLIQVRTEKSHLGSDENPLLIIPGMIATVDIITGEKSVLDYLLKPVLKARSEALRER, encoded by the coding sequence ATGCAAGCCAACCAGACCGTCAGCGACTACTTTGCCAGCCTGCGTCGACAGCGGCAGGACACCGAATTCATGCCCGAGGTCGAGGGCACCGTGCTCGAGGACTCGCCCTGGTTCTCGCGCATCACCATCTGGCTGGTCACCGCCTGCCTGCTCTCGGCACTGACCTGGGCCCATTTCGCGGTGCTGGAGGAAGTCACCACCGGTGAGGGCAAGGCGATACCCTCGAGCAAGATCCAGGTGATCCAGAACCTGGAAGGCGGCATCGTCAGCGAAATATTCGTGCGCGAGGGCCAGGTGGTGGACAAAGGCGATGTGCTGCTACGCCTCGACGACACCCGCTTTCTCTCCAACCAGGGCGAGACCGAAGCCGACCGCCTGGCCCTGATCGCCCGCATCGAACGCCTGAGCGCCGAGGCCGAGGGCCGCGACATCGCCATGCCGCAGGCCATCACCGCCGGCGCGCCGCAGCTGGCCGAGGACGAACTGGCCCTGTATCGCTCGCGGCAGGAGCGGCTGCACAGCGAGCAGCGTACGCTCGGCGAGCAGCTGCGGCAGAAGGAGCAGGAGCTGGCGGAATTTCGCTCCAAGTCTCGGCAATACCGCTCCAGTCTCGGTCTGCTGCAGCAGGAGCTGAACATGTCGCAACCGCTGGTGGCCAGCGGCGCGATTTCCCAGGTGGAAATCCTCCGCCTGCGTCGCAGTGCGGTCGAGGTACGCGGCTCCCTGGATGCCACCAACCTGGCCATCCCCCGGGCCGAAGCGGCCATCAGCGAAATCAGAAGCAAGATCGAGGAGTCCGAACTGGCGTTCCGCTCCGAAGCCTTCAAGGCGCTCAACGAGGCGCGCACCGAGCTGAAGAAGATCACCGCGACCAGCTCGGCGATCGAGGACCGGGTCAGCCGCACCACGGTGATGTCCCCAGTCAAGGGCGTGATCAAACAACTGAAGATCAACACCATCGGCGGCGTCGTCCAGCCCGGCAACGACATGCTGGAGATCGTGCCATTGGAGGACAACCTGCTGATCGAGGCCAAGGTCCGCCCCCAGGACGTCGCCTTTCTGCACCCGGGGCAGAAGGCCATGGTCAAGTTCAGCGCCTACGACTACACCATCTATGGCGGCATGAAAGCCAACCTGGAGCTGATCAGCGCCGATACCATCACCGACGATGAAGGCAACAGCTTCTACCTGATCCAGGTGCGCACCGAAAAGAGCCACCTGGGCAGCGACGAAAACCCGCTGCTGATTATTCCCGGCATGATCGCCACGGTGGACATCATCACCGGCGAGAAAAGCGTGCTGGACTATCTGCTCAAGCCGGTACTCAAGGCCCGTTCGGAGGCGCTGCGCGAGCGCTGA
- a CDS encoding type I secretion system permease/ATPase: protein MERPGPASDPRLSHDDPLLDGLLILCRLHGCTVSRASLSAGLPMPEQRLSAELLPRAAARAGLQARLLRRELGAISALNLPVLLLLKDGRTAVLRKWGEKDQALILPSEAEGGEQWVSRRQLADEYSGQALFARPRHELEDAHRPLVPRIEAWFRDTLKLSRWLYSDAILASLLINALGLLVPLFVMQTYDRVVPNQATATLWVLAIGLFIGTGFELLLRVLRAHLLDSAGKKTDVVLSATLFERISGMAMKARPASVGGFAQSIHDFQGLREFLTAVTLTSLIDLPFALLMIVVIWLIGGWLVVIPLLAFPLTALFALIIQTRLRDTVQKSLALASQRQALLIETLSGLETLKAYGAESERQHEWEKTHGAVTRLDSHARFLSALATNGTLFLQQLAGMSTIVAGVYSIIAGDLSVGALVACYMLGSRVLAPLGQIAGLITRYQQARLTMTSTDALMALPQERQAKQRPLERTQLKGALDIRQVTFRYPNQSAPALAEVSLRMAAGERIGIIGRSGSGKSTLARLLMGFYEPEQGQILLDNLDLRQLDVADLRHQIGYVAHDLPLLAGSLRDNLTLGARYISDARMLEVAELTGVNDLARQHPQGFDRPVGERGQLLSGGQRQAVLLARAILLDPPILLLDEPTSAMDNTSEEILRNRLQTWAQGKTLLLITHRASMLSLVERLVVLDNGHIVADGPKESVIEALRTGRVGPAAS from the coding sequence ATGGAACGGCCCGGGCCCGCCAGTGACCCTCGCCTGAGCCACGATGACCCCTTGCTCGATGGCCTGCTGATTCTCTGCAGGCTGCACGGCTGCACCGTCAGCCGCGCGAGCCTGAGCGCCGGTCTACCGATGCCCGAGCAACGCCTGAGCGCCGAGTTGCTGCCCCGTGCCGCGGCCCGCGCCGGCTTGCAGGCGCGTCTGTTGCGTCGTGAACTGGGTGCCATTTCCGCGCTGAACCTGCCGGTCCTGCTGCTGCTGAAAGACGGCCGCACGGCGGTGTTGCGCAAATGGGGTGAGAAAGACCAGGCGCTGATCCTGCCCAGCGAGGCGGAAGGCGGCGAGCAGTGGGTCAGTCGCCGGCAACTGGCCGATGAATACAGCGGTCAGGCCCTGTTCGCCCGCCCCCGGCACGAGCTGGAGGACGCACACAGGCCTCTGGTCCCGCGCATCGAAGCTTGGTTCCGCGACACCCTCAAGCTGTCGCGCTGGCTGTATTCCGACGCCATCCTCGCCAGCCTGCTGATCAATGCCCTGGGCCTGCTGGTGCCGCTGTTCGTCATGCAGACCTACGACCGCGTGGTCCCCAACCAGGCCACCGCGACGCTCTGGGTGCTGGCGATCGGCCTGTTCATCGGCACCGGCTTCGAGCTGCTGTTGCGGGTGTTGCGCGCCCACCTGCTGGACAGCGCCGGCAAGAAGACCGACGTGGTGCTGTCGGCCACCCTGTTCGAACGCATCAGTGGCATGGCGATGAAGGCCCGACCGGCCAGCGTCGGTGGCTTCGCCCAGAGCATCCACGACTTCCAGGGCCTGCGGGAATTCCTTACGGCGGTGACCCTGACCAGCCTGATCGACCTGCCGTTCGCCTTGCTGATGATCGTGGTGATCTGGCTGATCGGCGGCTGGCTGGTGGTCATTCCCCTGCTGGCCTTCCCGCTCACCGCGCTGTTCGCCCTGATCATCCAGACCCGGTTGCGCGACACGGTGCAGAAGAGCCTGGCACTGGCCTCACAACGCCAGGCCCTGCTGATCGAAACCCTCAGCGGCCTGGAAACCCTCAAGGCCTACGGTGCCGAGAGCGAACGCCAGCACGAGTGGGAAAAGACCCACGGCGCGGTCACCCGCCTGGACAGCCATGCACGCTTCCTGTCGGCCCTGGCAACCAACGGCACGCTGTTCCTGCAACAGCTTGCCGGCATGTCCACCATAGTCGCGGGGGTCTACAGCATTATCGCCGGCGACCTCAGCGTGGGCGCCCTGGTGGCCTGCTATATGCTCGGCAGCCGGGTGTTGGCGCCGCTGGGCCAGATTGCCGGGCTGATCACGCGCTACCAGCAGGCCCGGCTGACCATGACCAGCACCGACGCGCTGATGGCCCTGCCGCAGGAACGCCAGGCCAAGCAACGGCCCCTGGAGCGCACACAGCTCAAGGGCGCCCTGGACATCCGCCAGGTGACCTTCCGCTACCCGAACCAGAGCGCGCCCGCCCTGGCCGAGGTCAGCCTGCGCATGGCCGCGGGCGAGCGCATCGGCATCATCGGCCGCAGCGGCTCGGGCAAGAGCACCCTGGCCCGCCTGCTGATGGGGTTCTACGAGCCGGAGCAAGGCCAGATCCTGCTGGACAACCTCGATTTGCGCCAGCTGGACGTCGCCGACCTGCGTCACCAGATCGGTTACGTCGCCCACGACCTGCCCCTGCTGGCCGGCAGCCTGCGCGACAACCTGACCCTCGGGGCCCGCTACATCAGCGACGCGCGCATGCTCGAGGTCGCCGAACTGACCGGCGTCAACGACCTGGCCCGACAGCACCCGCAGGGCTTCGACCGGCCGGTGGGCGAACGCGGCCAGTTGCTTTCCGGTGGCCAGCGTCAGGCCGTGCTGCTGGCCCGCGCCATTCTGCTCGACCCACCCATCCTGCTGCTCGACGAACCCACCAGCGCGATGGACAACACCAGCGAGGAGATCCTGCGCAATCGCCTGCAGACCTGGGCCCAGGGCAAAACCCTGCTGCTGATCACCCACCGCGCGTCGATGCTAAGCCTGGTCGAACGCCTGGTGGTGCTGGACAACGGCCACATCGTCGCCGACGGCCCGAAAGAGTCGGTGATCGAGGCCCTGCGCACCGGCCGCGTCGGCCCGGCGGCGAGCTAG
- a CDS encoding TolC family outer membrane protein, whose translation MRALNPLWAGMLLAMTCAQAQAMTLSEAIQSTLDNHPEIHAGINSRLSSEEEMKIAKGGYLPTVDLLVGYGREHTDSPTTRARVPGSHNTETLNYRNAELRLRQMLFDGFNTPNEVARTEAVVNSRAYRVLGTSESLALRTVEVYLEVLKRRELASLAKNNLLAHQRINDQIDLRSRQGVGSTADLDQSQARLALAQNNLYTEQVNLADAEANFFSAVGRMPDELASPATVRGSMPADLVAARQMVMDNNPFLKSAQADVHAAEKQYEVAKSPFYPRLDVEVATSADDNLQGDEGHSNGWRAGVVMNYNLFNGMRDKARLQSTAHQINESMDIRNNALRVLNENLSLAWNAMENARLQTPKARDYADYTARVREAYQQQFRLGQRTLLDLLDSENELFTANRRYSEVRYTEEFAMYRVIAAMGELLRQQQVVVPAEAVALTEVKSEARLPEMK comes from the coding sequence ATGCGCGCTTTAAACCCCCTTTGGGCCGGCATGCTGCTGGCAATGACCTGCGCCCAGGCCCAGGCGATGACCTTGTCCGAGGCGATCCAGAGCACGCTGGACAACCACCCGGAAATTCACGCCGGCATCAACAGCCGCCTCTCGTCGGAAGAGGAAATGAAGATCGCCAAGGGCGGCTACCTGCCGACAGTCGACCTGCTGGTCGGCTACGGCCGCGAGCACACCGACAGCCCGACCACCCGCGCACGCGTACCGGGCTCTCACAACACCGAAACCCTCAACTACCGCAACGCGGAATTGCGCCTGCGGCAGATGTTGTTCGACGGTTTCAATACCCCTAACGAAGTGGCCCGCACCGAAGCCGTGGTCAATTCGCGCGCCTACCGGGTGCTGGGTACTTCGGAAAGCCTGGCACTGCGCACCGTGGAGGTGTACCTGGAGGTGTTGAAGCGCCGCGAATTGGCCTCCCTGGCGAAGAACAACCTGCTCGCCCACCAGCGCATCAATGATCAGATCGACCTGCGCAGCCGCCAGGGCGTCGGCAGCACCGCCGACCTCGACCAGTCCCAGGCCCGTCTGGCCCTGGCGCAGAACAACCTCTACACCGAGCAGGTCAACCTGGCCGACGCCGAGGCGAACTTCTTCAGCGCCGTCGGGCGCATGCCCGATGAGCTGGCCTCCCCGGCCACGGTCAGAGGCTCGATGCCGGCGGACCTGGTTGCCGCGCGGCAGATGGTGATGGACAACAACCCCTTTCTGAAATCGGCGCAGGCCGATGTCCACGCCGCCGAGAAGCAGTACGAGGTGGCCAAGTCGCCCTTCTACCCACGCTTGGATGTCGAGGTGGCGACCAGCGCGGACGACAACCTGCAGGGCGATGAAGGACATTCCAACGGTTGGCGTGCCGGCGTGGTGATGAACTACAACCTGTTCAATGGCATGCGCGACAAGGCCCGCTTGCAATCCACCGCCCATCAGATCAACGAGTCCATGGACATTCGCAACAACGCCTTGCGGGTGCTCAACGAAAACCTCTCCCTGGCCTGGAACGCCATGGAGAACGCCCGCCTGCAGACCCCCAAGGCCCGCGACTACGCCGACTACACTGCAAGAGTGCGCGAGGCCTATCAGCAGCAGTTTCGCCTGGGCCAACGCACCCTGCTCGACTTGCTCGACAGCGAGAACGAACTCTTCACAGCCAACCGCCGTTACAGCGAAGTGCGCTACACCGAGGAGTTCGCCATGTACCGCGTGATCGCGGCCATGGGCGAGCTGCTGCGTCAGCAGCAGGTCGTGGTACCGGCCGAGGCTGTAGCCCTTACCGAGGTAAAGAGCGAGGCACGCTTGCCGGAAATGAAGTAG